ACATTCATACTCCAATCTCCCCCTACAAGACGATCTAGTAGACGCATAAAATTCTTGATTTAAATATTCTTGATCTAAATACGATTGATTTCTTCAATCTAGAAATGATGCTAAATTTTTGTTGTCATGGAGAACGAAAGAAAGTTTCTAGGTTAGGTGGACTCCCGTAATTTTGGGTATCGTTGAACTGCATAGCCACAGTTTTCAGCCACATAGAGGGGGGTTCATGTGGCTTATCTGCTATCGGCCGATAAGATTTTTCTACTTGGAATTTTTTTTAGAGGGGCTCAAAAATTGTGCTGTTGAAGATTCGCAGCTTTAATTTTGCGATTCCGCACAGAGTCCAGATTCAACGTGAGTGGATGCGCGCATTGATTGATTCGTATGATCATCTGACTGACCTAAAAGCTTCATCAGGTAATCTAGCGAATCTCTGCACATCACGATAACCATGTCGAAGCGCACAGCGGACGATCATGGCGACCTGCCGCTCAAGGGTGGTGAGCGCCCCGAGCAGATGGATGTCGATATGGACAAGGACATGGGCGAGTTCGAGGACGAGTTTGAAGATGAGTTCGAGAGCGAAGATGAAATCATCGAGGCTGGTGTAGATGGACGGCCAGATGCCGAGAGAGAAGCCGAGGAGAAAGAGCGTAAGTGTCCAGCACTTTTTGCGCATTGCGCTGGGTTGTTCGACAAGATTCAATTGGGAGCTGTAGCTGACGAAATTGGTTCATACAGAGGCTATGGAGGTCGATCAAGGAACCTTCATTGTCGGACGAAGCAAGCTAGAGCCTGGCCAGACGCTGGCGCCTGATTTGACGACGTACGAAATGTTGCACGGCCTCAACACGCCCTGGCCCTGCTTGTCCTTTGACATTGTCAGGGACTCCCTCGGCGACAACCGCAAGGCCTACCCTCACACCATGTACACCGTCACCGGAACACAGGCCGAGTCTTCAAAGGCTCACGAGAACGAGCTGCTGGTCGTCAAGTTCAGCGGCCTGAGCAAGATGGATCGCAACGGCGACGACTCCGACtccgaggacgacgacgacgaggatgccgaTCCTATCCTGGAGAGCAAGTCGATTCCCCTCAACTCATGCACCAACCGTATCCGCACGCACCAGATCCCCAGCCAAGACCCTTCCAAGCCTCCCACGACGCTCACAGCCACCATGACCGAATCAGCACATGTCTTCATCCACGACGTCACACCTCATCTCACCTCGTTCGATGTCCCCGGCACCGTCATCACGGCGCAGCAGAACAAGCCCATCTCTACCATCAGGGCGCACAAGTCTGAGGGCTATGCCGTGGACTGGTCGCCGCTTGTCCCCGGCGGAAAGCTCCTCACTGGTGACAACGACGGCCTCATCTACATGACTTCGCGCACCGACGGAGGCGGCTGGGTCACCGACAACAGGGCCTTCCAGGGCCACACCAGCAGCGTCGAGGAGATCCAGTGGTCTCCTTCCGAGCAGTCCGTCTTCGCATCCGCCTCCAGCGATGGCACGATCCGCATCTGGGACGTCCGCTCCAAGTCTCGCAAGCCCGCCATCACGGTCCAAGTCTCCAACTACGACGTCAACGTCATGTCGTGGTCAAGACACCAGACCAACCTCCTCGCCTCGGGAGCCGACGACGGAACATGGGCCGTCTGGGACCTCCGACAATGGAAGGCCAACGCCAACAAGCCCCAGCCGCTGGCCAGCTTCAACTACCACAAGGAGCAAGTCTGCAGCATCGAGTGGCACCCGACGGACGACTCCATCGTCGCGCTGGCCTCTGCCGACAACACCGTCACGCTGTGGGATCTCGCTGTCGAGctggacgacgaggagagcAAGGACACGGCCGGCGTCAAGGACGTGCCGCCTCAGCTGCTCTTCGTGCACTACCTCAAGGACGTTAGGGAGGTGCACTGGCACCCGCAGATTCCGGGCAGCTTGATTGCTACGGGTGAGGAGTTTAGCGTGTTCCGGACTATTAGTGTTTAAGGGTGATGACAAAAGTTTTTGTTCggctttcttcttgtatATACCCGTTATGATTATGGGCATACTTCGCTGGTATAGATAGTGGGAGTGTGCAATAGATGGATGAATTATGACACGCTACATGGTCACTATGCTGAATGTTTTCTGATGGATGAACGAGCTGCGTTATATCTAAAAAAGGGGCGAGTGAAGTGTTCAGGACTGATCTTGGGATTTGGACTTGAGATTGATAAATAGAGCAGAGGTAAAAACTCATTATTATTTCATTATTCGTAATACTAAGTAAGTTATTTGAGGTCCTTTTCAGGATTGGTTGTCGGTGAATCTGAGCCATTTCCTTCATGGCTGCCCACTGGAACTCCCACCGTCGTGatttcaccatcttctcctgcGCTCCTGACCGGAGGACCAGTGAAATTCTTGCGCGCATATGCAAAGTACCAGATAAAAGCAATCGCTCCAAAGCCAGCGAATACCACTGAGGCGTAGTTCATGGTCGTGGCATCAACGGGCAACGAGACAGGCATACAGAAAATGACGACGGAAAAGACGATCCAGACGATGCAGATgacgttgatgatggggCCCATAACTTTACCGAGGGGGTAGGGCGAGTGCTCTACAGCTTTGCGGCGCTGAACAAGATTGACGAGAACGGGAACACCATATGACGTAGAGAGACAGATGGTGGCAACTCCAGTGAAGGAATTGAAGGCGGCGGAAGAGCCGAAATAAATGCATCCAAGAATGCAGTCGACCACCGTGGACAGGACCAAAGCCCAGATGGGCACATCCAAGGATGTGTTGACCTTGCGCCACAGCTTATAACCAGGAATAGCGCCGTCTCGCGCAAAGGCGTATGTGCATCGCGAAGCAGCCGTGAGAGCCCCAATACCGGCAAACATCAGGATTCCGAGAatgagaaacaagaggccaAAACCACCCGCCGCAGATCCCGTGACAATCTTGAAGAGCAAGCCGATTGGCTGAGAGTTTGCGACAGTGAGCAGCGTCTGGA
This genomic interval from Trichoderma breve strain T069 chromosome 7 map unlocalized scaffold00008, whole genome shotgun sequence contains the following:
- a CDS encoding WD domain, g-beta repeat domain-containing protein, whose amino-acid sequence is MSKRTADDHGDLPLKGGERPEQMDVDMDKDMGEFEDEFEDEFESEDEIIEAGVDGRPDAEREAEEKEQAMEVDQGTFIVGRSKLEPGQTLAPDLTTYEMLHGLNTPWPCLSFDIVRDSLGDNRKAYPHTMYTVTGTQAESSKAHENELLVVKFSGLSKMDRNGDDSDSEDDDDEDADPILESKSIPLNSCTNRIRTHQIPSQDPSKPPTTLTATMTESAHVFIHDVTPHLTSFDVPGTVITAQQNKPISTIRAHKSEGYAVDWSPLVPGGKLLTGDNDGLIYMTSRTDGGGWVTDNRAFQGHTSSVEEIQWSPSEQSVFASASSDGTIRIWDVRSKSRKPAITVQVSNYDVNVMSWSRHQTNLLASGADDGTWAVWDLRQWKANANKPQPLASFNYHKEQVCSIEWHPTDDSIVALASADNTVTLWDLAVELDDEESKDTAGVKDVPPQLLFVHYLKDVREVHWHPQIPGSLIATGEEFSVFRTISV